A stretch of Amycolatopsis balhimycina FH 1894 DNA encodes these proteins:
- a CDS encoding arsenate reductase family protein, with the protein MEIWINPACAKCRSAVSMLEEAGADYTVRRYLEDPPTAAELENVLKRLGLEPWDITRTAEPIAKDLGLKTWGRTPEDRSRWIDALAEYPKLIQRPIITADDGTTVVARDPETVRSVL; encoded by the coding sequence GTGGAGATCTGGATCAACCCGGCGTGCGCGAAGTGCCGGTCCGCGGTGTCGATGCTGGAGGAGGCGGGCGCGGACTACACCGTGCGCCGCTACCTCGAGGACCCGCCGACCGCGGCGGAGCTCGAAAACGTCCTGAAGCGCCTCGGCCTCGAGCCGTGGGACATCACGCGCACGGCCGAGCCGATCGCGAAGGACCTCGGCCTGAAGACGTGGGGGCGCACGCCCGAAGACCGCTCCCGCTGGATCGACGCCCTGGCCGAGTACCCGAAGCTGATCCAGCGGCCGATCATCACGGCCGACGACGGCACGACGGTCGTCGCCCGCGACCCCGAAACGGTCCGCTCTGTCCTCTAG
- a CDS encoding threonine synthase, producing MPYSFLSHLDCSRTGERFDADAVRGLSPAGAPLLARYDLDGVREAVTPKEIAGREPTLWRYHEVLPVRSPENVVSLGEGMTPLLRLPRYGRELGLSRLWMKDEGLVPTGTFKARGAAVGVSRAAELGVRGIAMPTNGNAGAAWALYAARAGLTSLVAMPADAPAITMRECVAAGAELYRVDGLIGDAGKLVAAAVKRREGVQDVSTLKEPYRIEGKKTMGYEIAEQFGWRLPDVILYPTGGGVGIIGIYKALLEMRELGWVSGPLPRLVAVQATGCAPIITAFSRGERESTPFPDARTVAFGITVPKALGDFLVLDAVYATGGAAVAVTDGELLAAQRELAEREGAFVCPEGGACFAALRHLRESGWLEGDEDVVVLNTGAGIKYPETVSLDVPLLPKDGEIP from the coding sequence GTGCCGTATTCGTTCCTCAGCCACCTCGACTGCTCCCGGACCGGCGAGCGTTTCGACGCCGACGCCGTCCGAGGGCTCTCCCCGGCCGGCGCGCCGCTGCTGGCGCGGTACGACCTCGACGGCGTCCGCGAAGCCGTGACACCGAAGGAGATCGCCGGGCGGGAACCGACGCTGTGGCGCTACCACGAGGTGCTGCCGGTGCGTTCGCCCGAGAACGTCGTGAGCCTCGGCGAAGGCATGACGCCGTTGCTGCGGCTGCCGCGCTACGGCCGTGAGCTGGGGCTGTCCCGGCTGTGGATGAAGGACGAAGGCCTGGTGCCGACCGGCACGTTCAAGGCGCGCGGGGCCGCGGTCGGCGTCTCGCGGGCGGCCGAGCTGGGTGTGCGCGGGATCGCGATGCCGACGAACGGCAACGCGGGTGCGGCGTGGGCGTTGTACGCGGCCCGCGCGGGGCTGACAAGCCTGGTCGCGATGCCGGCCGACGCGCCGGCGATCACCATGCGCGAGTGCGTCGCCGCCGGCGCGGAGCTGTACCGGGTGGACGGTCTCATCGGCGACGCGGGCAAGCTCGTCGCCGCGGCGGTGAAGCGGCGTGAAGGCGTCCAGGACGTCTCGACGCTGAAGGAGCCGTACCGCATCGAGGGCAAGAAGACGATGGGGTACGAGATCGCCGAACAGTTCGGCTGGCGGCTGCCCGACGTCATCCTCTATCCCACCGGCGGCGGCGTCGGCATCATCGGGATTTACAAGGCCTTACTGGAAATGCGGGAGCTGGGCTGGGTTTCCGGGCCGCTGCCGCGGCTGGTGGCGGTGCAGGCCACCGGGTGCGCGCCGATCATCACGGCGTTCTCGCGCGGTGAGCGGGAAAGCACGCCGTTCCCGGACGCCCGGACGGTCGCCTTCGGCATCACCGTGCCCAAGGCGTTGGGCGACTTCCTGGTGCTCGACGCGGTGTACGCGACCGGCGGCGCCGCGGTCGCCGTCACCGACGGGGAACTCCTTGCCGCGCAACGGGAACTCGCCGAGCGCGAAGGCGCCTTCGTCTGCCCGGAGGGCGGGGCGTGCTTCGCCGCCCTTCGCCACCTTCGCGAGTCCGGATGGCTGGAAGGCGACGAAGACGTCGTCGTGCTCAACACCGGCGCCGGGATCAAGTACCCGGAGACGGTTTCGCTCGACGTGCCTTTGCTGCCGAAGGACGGCGAGATTCCCTAG
- a CDS encoding DUF1295 domain-containing protein, with protein sequence MDALRVCLYVFAGVTLGTWLVSVLTREYSWVDRIWSIVPVAYVGIFAGAAGFADLRLDVMFALVTLWGARLTFNFARKGGYAPGGEDYRWAVLRERLAPWQFQLFNFFFISLYQNAILLLITLPAYTALEHQGSFGLGDVVVAVVFSAFLVGETVADQQQWAFHREKHAGRAPTRFLQTGLFRYSRHPNFFFEQAQWWAVAAFGVVAGGLQWTVIGAVLLTLLFVGSTRFTESITKSRYPEYADYQRRTSAVVPWPVRG encoded by the coding sequence ATGGACGCGCTGCGGGTCTGCCTGTACGTCTTCGCCGGGGTCACGCTCGGCACCTGGCTGGTCTCGGTGCTGACCAGGGAGTACTCCTGGGTCGACCGGATCTGGTCGATCGTGCCGGTGGCCTACGTGGGGATCTTCGCCGGCGCCGCCGGGTTCGCCGACCTCCGGCTCGACGTCATGTTCGCGCTGGTCACGCTGTGGGGCGCGCGGCTGACGTTCAACTTCGCCCGCAAGGGTGGCTACGCGCCCGGCGGCGAGGACTACCGGTGGGCGGTGCTGCGCGAGCGGCTGGCGCCGTGGCAGTTCCAGCTGTTCAACTTCTTCTTCATTTCGCTCTACCAGAACGCGATCCTCCTGCTGATCACGCTGCCCGCGTACACGGCGTTGGAGCACCAGGGCTCGTTCGGCTTGGGGGACGTCGTCGTCGCGGTGGTGTTCTCCGCGTTCCTGGTGGGGGAGACGGTCGCCGACCAGCAGCAGTGGGCGTTCCACCGGGAGAAGCACGCGGGCCGCGCGCCGACCCGGTTCCTGCAGACGGGGCTGTTCCGTTACTCGCGGCACCCGAACTTCTTCTTCGAGCAGGCGCAGTGGTGGGCGGTCGCCGCGTTCGGCGTCGTCGCCGGCGGTCTTCAGTGGACAGTCATCGGTGCGGTCCTGCTGACGCTGTTGTTCGTCGGCTCGACGCGCTTCACCGAGAGCATCACGAAGTCTCGGTACCCCGAGTACGCCGACTACCAGCGGCGGACGTCGGCGGTGGTGCCGTGGCCGGTCCGCGGATGA
- a CDS encoding carbon-nitrogen hydrolase family protein, with amino-acid sequence MAGPRMTVVAALQIATGVPLAQVLAFEDEIRGASLVVLPEAVLGGYPGREPFVEYFHAAVTVPGSETTALAALASRTGATLVVGVIERDGSTLYSTAVFLDPERGLVGKHRKLVPTARERVFWGRGDGSTLPVVPTAAGLAGAAICWENHMPLLRAAMYAKGVEIWCAPTADDRDVWQASMRHIADEGRCFVISACPYESSGDDPFQGGSVIVGPLGEVLAGPLRDAAGLLTAEIDLDEIVAARKSLDVSGHYARPDVFSLTVDERPREGVIFLR; translated from the coding sequence GTGGCCGGTCCGCGGATGACGGTCGTCGCCGCGCTCCAGATCGCGACCGGCGTCCCGCTCGCGCAGGTGCTGGCCTTCGAGGACGAGATCCGAGGGGCCTCCTTGGTGGTCCTGCCGGAGGCGGTGCTCGGCGGTTATCCGGGCCGGGAGCCGTTCGTCGAGTACTTCCACGCGGCGGTCACGGTGCCGGGCTCGGAAACGACGGCGCTGGCCGCGCTCGCGTCCCGGACCGGCGCGACGCTGGTGGTGGGCGTCATCGAGCGCGACGGTTCGACGCTGTACAGCACCGCGGTGTTCCTCGACCCGGAGCGAGGTCTGGTGGGCAAGCACCGCAAGCTGGTACCCACCGCGCGGGAACGCGTGTTCTGGGGCCGCGGCGACGGCTCGACGCTGCCGGTGGTGCCGACGGCCGCGGGCCTGGCGGGCGCGGCGATCTGCTGGGAGAACCACATGCCGCTGCTGCGCGCGGCGATGTACGCGAAGGGCGTGGAGATCTGGTGCGCCCCGACGGCGGACGACCGTGACGTCTGGCAGGCGTCGATGCGCCACATCGCCGACGAAGGTCGCTGTTTCGTGATTTCGGCGTGCCCGTACGAGTCTTCGGGCGACGACCCGTTCCAGGGCGGCAGCGTGATCGTCGGCCCGCTCGGGGAGGTGCTGGCGGGTCCGTTGCGGGACGCGGCGGGCTTGCTGACCGCGGAAATCGACCTCGACGAGATCGTGGCCGCGCGCAAGAGCCTCGACGTCTCGGGGCACTACGCCCGTCCGGACGTGTTCTCGCTGACGGTGGACGAGCGGCCGCGGGAGGGCGTCATCTTCCTGCGGTGA
- a CDS encoding helix-turn-helix transcriptional regulator, whose protein sequence is MRSTREMRKLAAVLLAGTAEARFYGDDLRRATHVHRRRLYPLLTLLLERGWLTDGWDGPAPAEPKRYFVLTDVGRRELARP, encoded by the coding sequence ATGCGGTCGACCCGGGAAATGCGCAAGCTGGCGGCGGTACTCCTCGCGGGAACTGCCGAAGCACGCTTCTACGGCGACGATCTGCGCCGCGCAACGCACGTACACAGGAGAAGGCTGTACCCGCTGTTGACGCTGCTGCTCGAACGCGGCTGGCTCACCGACGGGTGGGACGGGCCGGCACCTGCCGAGCCCAAGCGCTACTTCGTGTTGACCGATGTCGGTCGGCGCGAACTGGCCAGGCCGTAG